The following proteins are co-located in the Myroides profundi genome:
- a CDS encoding O-acetylhomoserine aminocarboxypropyltransferase/cysteine synthase family protein, with amino-acid sequence MSNLNFSTQALHAGHNVQSTAGTRAVPIYQTSSYVFENADHAAGAFNLSIPAYIYTRLNNPTNDILEQRLAALEGGIGAVVTASGASAISTTFLTLLKAGDHIVSSNSLYGGTYNLFNVTLPRFGINTTFVDPSDVENFRTNIQENTKAIFVESLGNPKLDIINLKAVAKIAQEFKIPFIVDNTVASPALLNPIEYGANIVVHSLTKYITGNGTSLGGAIIDAGTFDWSSGRFPEFTEPSPGYHGLIYHQALGNAAFIAKIRVEGLRDLGAALSPFNAFQIIQGLETLPIRIQKHSENALALAEWLEKQDAVAWVNYPGLKSSPYHDLAKEYLPKGQSGVVTFGLKKGFEAAKTVANETKLFSLLANIGDTKSLIIHPASTTHQQLSVTEQKATGVSPDLIRLSVGIENIEDLKADLANVFKTL; translated from the coding sequence ATGAGCAATCTAAATTTTTCAACACAAGCATTACACGCAGGACACAATGTACAATCTACAGCAGGAACAAGAGCTGTGCCTATCTATCAGACATCATCGTATGTATTCGAAAATGCTGATCATGCGGCAGGAGCTTTTAACCTGTCTATCCCAGCGTATATCTATACAAGATTAAACAACCCTACTAACGATATCTTAGAACAACGCCTAGCAGCACTTGAGGGAGGTATCGGAGCAGTAGTAACAGCATCAGGAGCATCTGCTATCTCTACAACGTTCTTAACATTATTAAAAGCAGGAGACCACATCGTATCATCTAATAGCTTATACGGAGGAACATATAACTTATTTAATGTTACTCTTCCAAGATTCGGTATCAACACCACTTTCGTAGATCCATCTGATGTAGAGAACTTCAGAACAAATATTCAAGAGAACACAAAAGCAATATTCGTAGAGAGTTTAGGTAATCCTAAGTTAGACATCATTAACCTAAAAGCAGTAGCGAAGATTGCACAGGAGTTTAAAATACCTTTCATCGTAGATAACACTGTTGCCTCTCCTGCTCTACTTAATCCGATCGAATATGGAGCTAATATCGTAGTACACTCGCTGACTAAGTATATCACAGGTAACGGGACTTCTCTAGGTGGGGCGATTATCGATGCAGGAACATTTGATTGGTCAAGTGGTAGATTCCCAGAGTTCACAGAACCATCACCAGGATACCACGGGCTAATATATCACCAAGCATTAGGCAATGCTGCTTTCATTGCCAAAATCAGAGTAGAAGGATTAAGAGATTTAGGTGCAGCACTTAGCCCATTCAATGCTTTCCAAATCATCCAAGGATTAGAAACATTGCCTATCCGTATCCAAAAGCACAGTGAGAATGCTCTTGCATTAGCAGAGTGGTTAGAGAAACAAGATGCTGTAGCATGGGTAAACTACCCAGGACTAAAGTCAAGCCCTTACCACGACTTAGCAAAAGAGTACTTGCCTAAAGGACAAAGTGGAGTGGTAACATTCGGATTGAAAAAAGGATTTGAAGCAGCGAAGACAGTAGCGAACGAGACAAAACTATTCTCACTACTTGCCAATATCGGAGATACCAAGTCATTAATCATCCACCCTGCTTCTACTACACATCAACAATTAAGTGTGACTGAACAGAAAGCAACAGGAGTATCACCTGACTTAATCAGACTATCAGTAGGAATAGAAAACATTGAAGATTTAAAAGCTGATTTAGCTAACGTATTTAAAACATTATAA
- a CDS encoding type II toxin-antitoxin system PemK/MazF family toxin, whose product MNYKQRDLVLVKFPFTDLTGFKVRPALIISNSSVHKSKDYIIMMITTQKIGGSFGVAFDNTDLTIPLKAPVTKGYIYTKKLAVLDESIIYKKISEFQNLTKFQNILDLHIDNIALED is encoded by the coding sequence ATGAATTACAAGCAACGTGACTTAGTCCTTGTAAAATTTCCCTTTACGGATCTAACTGGTTTTAAAGTCAGACCTGCTTTAATAATTTCTAATAGCTCAGTCCATAAGAGTAAAGACTACATCATTATGATGATAACTACTCAAAAAATAGGAGGCTCTTTCGGAGTAGCTTTTGACAATACAGACTTAACTATCCCCCTAAAAGCACCAGTGACGAAAGGATATATTTACACTAAGAAACTTGCTGTATTAGATGAATCAATTATTTACAAGAAGATTTCAGAATTTCAGAACTTAACAAAGTTCCAAAATATCTTAGACTTACATATAGACAATATAGCGCTAGAAGATTAG
- a CDS encoding tRNA1(Val) (adenine(37)-N6)-methyltransferase gives MFQFKQFTIQQDKCAMKVGTDGVLLGAWTPIDNNPYNVLDIGSGTGLLALMMAQRTGAEQIDGVEIDENAHEQAVENFENSPWGDRLFCYHADLETFANEMEEEYDLIISNPPFYSEDYHTNDKQRDTARFQDAMPFDLLIEAVEYFLSEKGVFSVIIPAKEEETLMRLAAEFGIYPFKVTRVRGNEQAEIKRSLIAFSRQLVEKIPLDELTIEVERHQYTPAFEALVRDFYLKL, from the coding sequence ATGTTTCAATTTAAACAGTTTACGATACAGCAGGATAAATGTGCGATGAAGGTAGGTACGGATGGAGTACTATTAGGAGCATGGACACCGATAGACAATAATCCTTACAATGTGTTAGACATAGGATCAGGCACAGGACTGTTAGCCTTAATGATGGCACAGCGTACAGGTGCAGAGCAGATAGATGGAGTAGAAATAGATGAAAACGCACATGAGCAAGCTGTAGAGAACTTTGAGAACAGTCCTTGGGGTGATAGACTATTCTGTTACCATGCCGATTTAGAGACCTTCGCTAATGAGATGGAAGAAGAATATGATTTGATTATTTCTAATCCTCCTTTCTATAGTGAAGATTATCACACAAATGATAAGCAGCGAGATACTGCTCGTTTTCAGGATGCAATGCCTTTTGATTTATTAATTGAGGCAGTAGAATATTTCTTGTCTGAGAAAGGGGTATTTAGTGTAATTATTCCAGCCAAAGAAGAAGAGACACTAATGCGATTAGCAGCCGAGTTTGGTATCTATCCATTCAAGGTAACTCGCGTTAGAGGAAACGAACAAGCTGAAATCAAACGTAGCTTAATTGCTTTTTCACGTCAATTAGTAGAGAAAATCCCCTTAGATGAGCTAACTATCGAAGTAGAGAGACATCAGTACACCCCAGCATTTGAGGCACTTGTGAGAGATTTTTATTTAAAATTATAA
- a CDS encoding trans-sulfuration enzyme family protein produces MSTQTDILKHIPIDPHTGAIAVPIYQTTTFAQEAPGVNKGFDYTRTNNPTRQALEELVASLENGAKGFAFGSGLAAIDAVFKTLSQGDEVIAVANIYGGTYRLLNEVYAKFGIKTHYVDTTVAANVEKAINDKTKLIWIESPTNPTLRISDIQTITSIAKQHKVWVCVDNTFATPIAQKPLDLGADIVVHSATKYIAGHSDVVAGLVITKTEEIGKIIKFHQNSTGAILSPFDSFLTIRGIETLLLRYKGYSENAIQIAEYLSTHPKIDKIYYPGLKSHEGHELAKKQQKYFGGVISFDLKENTREAALQVIQSLKLFTLTEGLGGIKSLSNYPFEMSHGSVPKETKIQAGITESLIRLSIGLEETEDLIEDIKQALAQ; encoded by the coding sequence ATGAGTACCCAAACAGATATACTAAAACATATTCCGATAGACCCACACACAGGAGCCATCGCCGTACCGATCTATCAGACTACGACATTCGCTCAAGAAGCACCAGGAGTAAACAAAGGATTTGATTACACACGTACCAACAATCCTACTCGCCAAGCCCTTGAAGAATTAGTTGCTTCTTTAGAGAACGGTGCAAAGGGGTTTGCCTTTGGAAGTGGACTTGCTGCAATAGATGCTGTATTTAAAACACTGAGTCAAGGAGATGAAGTAATCGCAGTAGCTAATATATACGGTGGTACCTATAGGTTATTGAATGAAGTGTATGCAAAGTTTGGGATCAAGACTCATTATGTAGATACAACAGTAGCCGCTAATGTAGAGAAAGCAATCAATGACAAAACAAAATTGATATGGATAGAAAGTCCGACTAACCCTACACTGCGTATATCAGATATACAAACTATCACGAGTATCGCTAAGCAACACAAAGTTTGGGTATGTGTAGATAACACCTTCGCTACCCCGATAGCACAGAAGCCGCTAGACTTAGGAGCTGATATCGTGGTACACAGTGCTACGAAGTATATAGCAGGACATTCTGATGTAGTAGCAGGATTAGTAATAACCAAAACAGAAGAAATCGGAAAGATCATTAAGTTTCACCAAAACTCAACAGGAGCTATACTCAGTCCCTTCGATAGCTTCTTAACCATCAGAGGCATTGAAACACTCTTGTTGAGATATAAAGGTTATTCTGAGAATGCTATCCAGATCGCAGAATACCTCAGCACACATCCGAAGATAGACAAGATATATTATCCAGGATTAAAAAGTCATGAAGGACATGAACTTGCTAAGAAGCAACAAAAGTATTTTGGAGGAGTCATCAGCTTTGATCTAAAAGAGAATACGAGAGAAGCTGCCTTACAAGTCATACAGAGTTTAAAGCTCTTTACCCTAACAGAAGGTTTAGGAGGTATAAAGAGCTTGAGCAATTATCCCTTTGAGATGTCTCATGGTTCCGTACCTAAAGAGACTAAAATACAAGCTGGGATAACAGAAAGTCTAATACGACTATCTATAGGATTAGAAGAAACAGAAGATTTAATAGAAGATATCAAACAAGCATTAGCACAATAA
- a CDS encoding 30S ribosomal protein S16, with translation MSVKIRLQRHGKKGKPFYWVVAADARAKRDGKFLEKIGTYNPNTNPATVELNIDAAVKWLFNGAQPTDTARTLLSYKGAMLKHHLQGGVNKGALTQEQADAKFAAWLEEKAAKINAKKEGLSSSKAADKAARLAAEKEVNAKRAAAAQAKAAEAQAAPAEETAEATEESNEETQA, from the coding sequence ATGTCTGTAAAAATTAGATTACAAAGACACGGTAAAAAAGGAAAACCTTTTTACTGGGTAGTAGCTGCTGATGCACGCGCTAAAAGAGATGGTAAATTCTTAGAGAAAATCGGAACTTACAATCCTAACACTAACCCTGCAACTGTAGAATTAAATATTGATGCTGCTGTTAAATGGTTATTCAACGGTGCTCAACCTACAGATACTGCTAGAACATTACTTTCTTACAAAGGAGCAATGTTAAAACACCACTTACAAGGTGGAGTTAACAAAGGAGCTTTAACTCAAGAGCAAGCTGACGCGAAATTCGCTGCTTGGTTAGAAGAAAAAGCTGCTAAAATCAACGCTAAGAAAGAAGGATTATCTTCTTCTAAAGCTGCTGACAAAGCTGCTAGATTAGCTGCTGAGAAAGAAGTAAACGCTAAGCGTGCTGCTGCTGCTCAAGCTAAAGCTGCTGAAGCACAAGCTGCTCCTGCAGAAGAAACTGCTGAAGCAACTGAAGAAAGCAACGAAGAAACTCAAGCATAA
- the rimM gene encoding ribosome maturation factor RimM (Essential for efficient processing of 16S rRNA) produces MRKKDCFYLGKIAKKFSFKGEVLIYLDTDEPELYENLESVFVDFDGQLVPFFMEQASLHKSDFLRVKFEESNSEEDADRLVGSEIYLPLTMLPKLEGNKFYYHEITGFDVIDTNEGEIGQLKRVNDSNYQPLFEIDFNGTEILVPMIDELIHKVDRENKKLYLNVPVGLLDIYLGR; encoded by the coding sequence ATGCGTAAAAAGGATTGTTTCTATTTAGGCAAAATCGCAAAGAAATTTAGCTTTAAAGGGGAGGTGCTTATTTATTTAGACACCGATGAACCTGAGTTATACGAAAACTTGGAATCAGTGTTCGTCGACTTCGACGGACAACTGGTTCCTTTTTTTATGGAACAAGCTTCATTACATAAAAGCGATTTTTTAAGAGTTAAATTCGAGGAGTCTAACTCTGAAGAAGATGCTGACCGATTAGTCGGATCAGAGATATACCTACCACTGACGATGCTTCCTAAACTAGAAGGAAACAAATTCTACTACCACGAGATCACTGGTTTCGACGTAATAGATACTAACGAAGGTGAAATAGGTCAACTAAAAAGAGTAAATGATAGTAATTATCAACCTCTATTCGAGATAGACTTTAACGGAACTGAAATATTAGTTCCGATGATAGACGAACTTATCCATAAAGTAGATCGTGAGAATAAGAAGTTATATCTGAATGTACCTGTTGGGTTATTAGATATTTATCTAGGGAGATAA
- a CDS encoding alpha/beta fold hydrolase, which yields MSRLQEITITNHTLPNGSTHTFHFTYQVVGQPLHSAPIVLVNHALTGNSQVAGDNGWWNSLVGYDKVIDLNKYTVIAFDIPGNGYNQQETHLIHDYKALTTKVIAEVFWKALDRLHVSHLYAIIGGSLGGSIAWELAFIRPTAVDHLIPIATSCKASDWLIGNALVQDSILNNSSKPIEDARMHAMLLYRTPASLQQKFANGYKESENQYAIESWLKYHGQTLEGRFKLQAYKLMNHLLKTIGQEQTQDSLKAFAQLTSAQIHCIAVDTDYMFTNKEQEQTVALLKDCCKHITYQEIQSIHGHDAFLIEYEQLNNLLKPLF from the coding sequence ATGAGTCGCTTACAAGAAATAACAATCACTAATCACACACTACCAAACGGAAGTACACATACTTTTCACTTCACCTATCAGGTGGTGGGACAACCTTTACACAGTGCTCCTATCGTATTGGTTAACCATGCTTTGACAGGAAATAGTCAAGTAGCTGGAGACAACGGCTGGTGGAATAGCTTAGTGGGTTATGACAAAGTAATTGATCTCAACAAATACACCGTTATCGCTTTTGATATCCCAGGCAATGGCTATAACCAACAAGAGACACACCTCATCCATGATTATAAAGCCCTAACGACTAAAGTTATCGCTGAAGTGTTTTGGAAAGCCTTAGACCGATTACACGTAAGTCACCTTTACGCGATCATCGGAGGAAGCTTAGGAGGAAGTATTGCATGGGAGTTAGCATTTATAAGACCGACAGCAGTAGATCATTTAATCCCTATCGCAACAAGTTGTAAAGCATCAGATTGGTTAATAGGTAATGCCTTAGTACAAGACAGCATACTGAACAACTCATCAAAGCCAATAGAAGACGCTCGTATGCATGCTATGCTACTCTACCGCACTCCTGCATCGCTCCAGCAGAAGTTCGCCAATGGGTATAAAGAAAGTGAAAACCAATATGCGATAGAGAGTTGGCTTAAGTATCACGGACAGACTTTAGAAGGTAGATTTAAGCTACAAGCTTACAAACTAATGAATCACCTACTCAAAACAATAGGTCAAGAACAGACCCAAGACAGTCTAAAGGCTTTTGCTCAACTAACAAGTGCACAGATACACTGTATAGCAGTAGATACAGATTATATGTTCACAAACAAAGAACAAGAACAGACAGTCGCTTTATTAAAGGACTGTTGCAAACACATTACATACCAAGAGATTCAATCAATACACGGCCACGATGCCTTCTTAATTGAATACGAACAATTAAACAATTTATTAAAACCATTATTCTAA
- the thrA gene encoding bifunctional aspartate kinase/homoserine dehydrogenase I yields the protein MKIVKFGGKSLASGQAFDNVINIIKTKVNEGPITIVVSAIGDTTDTLENILDLAKTKQDYTTAFEAFKNRAYHNEADIHTEIEVLSKLYEGVSLIEDYGLKIKDQVLAQGELISSKILAAQLNAKGIKAIAVDSRQFFITDNNFGSAQALDEVSKKKTQAYFATLDKGTIAVVTGFIGATEKGETTTLGRNGSNYSAALLANFIQADELQNYTHVDGIYTANPDWVKNAQKIEELHFDEANELANFGASILHAKTILPLVENNIPLRILNTLNPDNKGTLISNKTTAKGIKSLSVQSNVALIQFEGRGLLGIVGVDARVFTALANEGISVGVISQGSSERGLGFIVEEKDADKAAEALNREFSNDFYTRDVNSISIIRDIAVISIIGQNLSTFDKPYAALVKNKIVPILFNNTVTGKNVSLVVRKEEAKKALNVIHGQIFGIAKKINIAVFGHGLVGGTLIDQILHSAQSIEGKKNIALNIFAIGNSKKVLLNDGGINCNWREDLKEKSVAYTIQEVIDYANANHLENLIAIDNTASGEFIKNYIPLVENGFDLISSNKIANTISYSFYKELRQTLKANHKEYLYETNVGAGLPLIDTIKLLHLSGENITKIKGVFSGSLSYIFNNYSIQDRPFSEVLKEAIEKGYTEPDPREDLSGNDVGRKLLILARELDLQNEFEEINIQNLIPTDLQAVDTPTFLNSLEKLNPYFDKIKQGLAPDTVLRYVGELSGDLQEDKGVLETKLIEVPTSSALGQLKGSDSIFEIYTESYGDNPIIIQGAGAGASVTARGVFGDILRLADK from the coding sequence ATGAAAATAGTAAAGTTTGGAGGAAAGTCTCTTGCATCAGGGCAAGCTTTTGACAACGTAATAAATATCATTAAGACAAAAGTAAACGAAGGGCCTATCACTATAGTAGTTTCTGCTATCGGAGATACTACAGATACCTTAGAGAATATATTAGACTTAGCAAAGACTAAACAAGATTATACAACTGCTTTTGAAGCATTCAAAAACAGAGCATATCACAACGAAGCAGATATACATACAGAAATAGAAGTATTGAGCAAATTATACGAAGGAGTTTCTTTAATTGAAGACTATGGGTTAAAAATTAAAGACCAAGTATTAGCACAAGGAGAATTAATATCAAGTAAGATATTAGCTGCTCAGTTAAATGCCAAAGGAATAAAAGCCATTGCTGTAGATAGCCGTCAATTCTTTATCACAGATAACAACTTCGGTAGTGCACAAGCATTAGATGAAGTATCTAAAAAGAAGACTCAGGCTTACTTTGCTACCTTAGACAAAGGAACTATTGCAGTAGTAACAGGGTTTATCGGTGCAACTGAAAAAGGGGAAACAACTACACTAGGTCGCAATGGTAGTAACTACTCAGCAGCTCTATTAGCTAATTTTATCCAAGCAGATGAATTGCAAAACTATACTCATGTAGATGGTATCTATACTGCTAATCCAGATTGGGTAAAGAACGCTCAGAAGATAGAAGAACTTCACTTCGATGAAGCAAATGAGTTAGCCAACTTCGGAGCTTCTATCTTACACGCAAAAACTATACTTCCACTAGTAGAAAACAATATCCCTCTGCGTATCTTGAATACATTAAACCCAGATAACAAAGGAACATTAATCTCAAACAAGACTACTGCTAAAGGAATCAAATCTCTTTCTGTACAGTCTAATGTTGCCTTAATACAGTTTGAAGGACGTGGATTATTAGGTATCGTAGGAGTTGATGCACGTGTATTTACAGCATTAGCGAATGAAGGAATTAGCGTAGGTGTTATCTCTCAAGGTTCTTCAGAACGTGGATTAGGTTTTATCGTAGAAGAGAAAGATGCTGATAAAGCAGCAGAAGCACTAAATAGAGAATTCTCTAATGATTTCTATACTCGTGATGTGAATAGTATCTCTATCATTCGAGATATAGCAGTGATCTCTATCATCGGTCAGAACCTAAGTACATTTGACAAGCCTTATGCTGCATTAGTAAAGAATAAGATCGTTCCTATTCTATTCAACAATACAGTAACAGGAAAGAACGTAAGTTTAGTTGTCCGTAAGGAAGAAGCGAAGAAAGCATTAAATGTCATTCATGGACAGATATTCGGTATCGCGAAGAAGATAAACATCGCTGTGTTTGGACACGGATTAGTAGGAGGAACTTTAATCGACCAGATCTTACACTCAGCTCAATCTATAGAAGGCAAAAAGAATATAGCTCTTAACATCTTCGCCATTGGTAACTCTAAAAAAGTATTGCTAAACGATGGAGGTATTAACTGTAACTGGAGAGAAGATCTAAAAGAAAAAAGTGTTGCTTATACTATTCAAGAAGTAATCGACTATGCGAATGCTAACCACTTAGAGAACTTAATAGCGATAGATAATACAGCTTCTGGAGAGTTTATCAAGAATTATATTCCATTAGTAGAGAATGGTTTTGACCTTATCTCATCAAATAAGATAGCAAACACCATCTCTTATAGCTTCTACAAAGAGCTTCGTCAAACATTAAAGGCAAACCACAAAGAATATCTATACGAGACAAATGTAGGTGCAGGTTTACCATTGATTGATACGATTAAACTACTTCACTTATCAGGAGAGAATATCACGAAGATAAAAGGAGTGTTCTCAGGAAGTCTAAGCTACATCTTCAACAACTACTCTATCCAAGACAGACCATTCAGTGAAGTGTTGAAAGAAGCAATAGAGAAAGGATATACAGAGCCAGATCCTCGTGAAGACTTATCAGGTAATGATGTAGGACGTAAGTTACTAATCCTTGCTCGTGAGTTAGACCTACAGAATGAGTTTGAAGAAATTAATATTCAAAACCTAATTCCAACAGACTTACAAGCTGTGGATACACCAACGTTCTTAAACAGTTTAGAGAAACTAAACCCTTATTTCGATAAGATAAAACAAGGCTTAGCACCAGATACAGTACTTCGCTATGTAGGAGAACTATCAGGTGACTTACAAGAAGACAAAGGAGTACTAGAAACGAAGCTAATCGAAGTACCGACTAGCTCAGCATTAGGACAACTAAAAGGTTCAGACAGTATATTCGAAATATACACAGAGAGCTACGGAGACAACCCTATCATTATCCAAGGAGCTGGAGCTGGAGCATCTGTTACAGCACGCGGAGTGTTTGGAGATATCTTAAGATTAGCTGATAAATAA
- a CDS encoding AAA family ATPase, translating into MVALHDLGNRICIIGLSSSGKSTLAQALGKKLNLNILHLDQIAHIPNTDWIPRDKALMTTDHHTFLTNHTDWVIEGNYSFLMPERFKDATCIIWLDFSPIGALYRYIKRSITHRDTRPGNLDGAKSQFSMKMVKYILFEAPKKSPKYVELINNSPAIFIHIRSFKELMKWYRVWGL; encoded by the coding sequence ATGGTAGCACTACATGACTTAGGTAATCGCATCTGCATCATTGGACTTAGCTCCTCTGGCAAGTCTACTCTAGCTCAAGCCTTAGGCAAGAAACTCAATCTAAATATCCTGCATTTAGATCAGATAGCGCATATCCCTAATACAGACTGGATACCTCGCGACAAAGCACTTATGACAACTGATCATCACACATTCTTAACCAATCATACAGACTGGGTAATAGAAGGCAACTATAGCTTCTTAATGCCTGAGCGGTTTAAAGATGCTACCTGTATTATCTGGTTAGACTTCTCTCCTATCGGAGCATTGTACAGATATATAAAGCGCAGTATCACACATAGAGATACTCGCCCTGGCAACTTAGATGGTGCCAAGAGCCAATTCAGTATGAAGATGGTCAAGTATATCTTATTCGAAGCTCCTAAGAAAAGCCCTAAGTATGTAGAACTGATTAATAATAGCCCTGCTATCTTCATCCATATCCGAAGTTTTAAAGAACTAATGAAGTGGTATAGAGTGTGGGGATTATAA
- a CDS encoding GLPGLI family protein: protein MKKYLFLLLIMTSSFAQNTPEVEVMRYNYKTIIANGSKKLVRDGNAILDIKDKESRFTDLMNYSFITSQKTDNPEKGNQGTFKWTVYADGTTTSFYDKIGLDLSYYEEDKNSIKWTILPEVKDWNNYKVQEATATYGGRAWTVLFTQDITVQSGPYKFINLPGFVVKAWDSENHFVFELLDSQKVSTSWDIVTDDKYTKYSKDQTNKARKVAASKTYAQLLEEKGTVLNKATAEYFNRKVGDSENPIERDF, encoded by the coding sequence ATGAAAAAGTATCTATTCTTATTATTGATTATGACCTCTTCTTTTGCTCAGAATACCCCTGAAGTAGAAGTGATGAGATACAATTATAAAACGATTATTGCCAATGGGTCTAAGAAGCTTGTCCGCGATGGTAATGCTATACTTGATATAAAAGATAAAGAATCTAGATTTACAGATCTGATGAACTATAGTTTTATAACCTCTCAGAAAACAGACAACCCTGAGAAGGGAAATCAAGGAACATTTAAATGGACTGTATATGCTGATGGAACTACTACTTCGTTCTATGATAAGATAGGATTAGATCTGAGCTATTATGAGGAAGATAAGAATAGTATAAAGTGGACTATACTTCCAGAGGTTAAAGATTGGAATAACTATAAGGTACAAGAAGCAACTGCTACTTATGGTGGTAGAGCATGGACAGTACTATTCACCCAAGATATAACTGTACAGAGTGGCCCTTATAAATTCATTAATCTACCAGGCTTCGTAGTGAAGGCTTGGGATAGTGAGAATCACTTTGTTTTTGAACTACTTGACAGTCAGAAAGTATCTACTTCATGGGATATTGTCACTGATGATAAGTATACAAAATATTCGAAAGACCAGACAAATAAAGCACGCAAAGTAGCGGCTAGTAAAACGTATGCACAACTATTAGAAGAAAAAGGCACTGTCCTCAACAAAGCAACTGCTGAATATTTCAATAGAAAAGTAGGTGACAGTGAGAACCCTATTGAACGTGATTTTTAA